One window of the Pseudofrankia sp. DC12 genome contains the following:
- a CDS encoding IMCp domain-containing protein — MKAVEKPVVVEIEMPVLKPKAVVKPVVVEIERPVLRQKVVEKPVVIEVEKPVLRRKIVERPFDIEVEKPVIRQKIVERPVVIEIEKPVVTEKVVERPVVVEKIVEKPVFREKIVERPIVVEKVVEKPVVREKAAERPAAGAGARSSAGAAPVRKAPPSDAKASLTSPGAPARPAPRSTPASPGPAPPKPSGSARPPGAPPAPLAPELKGPTRPTAVSTGSRPGPDPNPPRPVPASPSAGGMSFMAPAGGQLPGYGDRVHGQLDGSAPIADLRSAARALSIADWARLPKDELVAAIQKVNRR, encoded by the coding sequence GTGAAGGCCGTCGAGAAGCCGGTCGTCGTCGAGATCGAGATGCCGGTGCTGAAGCCGAAGGCCGTCGTCAAGCCGGTCGTCGTCGAGATCGAACGGCCCGTTCTGCGCCAGAAGGTCGTGGAGAAGCCGGTCGTCATCGAGGTCGAGAAGCCGGTGCTGCGCCGGAAGATTGTCGAGCGGCCCTTTGACATCGAGGTCGAGAAGCCGGTCATCCGGCAGAAGATCGTCGAAAGGCCGGTCGTCATCGAGATCGAGAAGCCGGTGGTGACGGAGAAGGTCGTCGAACGGCCGGTGGTCGTCGAGAAGATTGTCGAGAAGCCCGTCTTCAGGGAGAAGATCGTTGAGAGGCCGATCGTTGTCGAGAAGGTCGTTGAGAAGCCCGTGGTTCGCGAGAAGGCCGCCGAGAGGCCGGCCGCCGGTGCCGGCGCTCGGTCGTCCGCCGGCGCGGCTCCGGTTCGGAAGGCCCCGCCGTCCGATGCGAAGGCTTCGCTGACGAGTCCCGGCGCCCCGGCGCGCCCAGCGCCTCGGTCGACCCCGGCCTCACCCGGGCCTGCGCCGCCGAAGCCGTCGGGGTCTGCCAGGCCGCCCGGCGCGCCGCCCGCACCGCTCGCCCCAGAGCTCAAGGGGCCGACCAGGCCGACCGCCGTGAGTACTGGCTCGCGGCCTGGGCCGGACCCGAACCCGCCGCGTCCCGTCCCGGCGAGCCCGTCGGCCGGCGGTATGAGCTTCATGGCGCCGGCCGGCGGTCAGCTACCGGGCTACGGTGATCGCGTCCACGGGCAGCTGGATGGTTCGGCGCCCATCGCCGACCTGCGGTCCGCCGCGCGGGCGCTGTCGATCGCCGACTGGGCCCGGCTGCCGAAGGACGAGCTGGTGGCGGCGATCCAGAAGGTCAACCGGCGCTGA
- a CDS encoding enoyl-CoA hydratase-related protein yields MPKLEHDGEVYVLDLGDGENRFTKDWLAEVNALLSTVEAADGPKALVTVARGKIWSNGLDLDWMIAHTDELTDYLGSVQALFARVLTLPLVTVAALQGHAFAGGAMLGLAHDFQVMRADRGFWCLPEVDLRLPFSVGMSSLISARLPARTAAEAMVTGRRYGGTEALAAGIVDAVAAAGVTDVGEAQRAIETTAVEIARPLTGKASPALGVIKSRLHAATVAALHAMEQVGL; encoded by the coding sequence ATGCCGAAGCTGGAGCACGACGGCGAGGTGTACGTGCTGGATCTCGGCGACGGCGAGAACCGGTTCACGAAGGACTGGCTGGCCGAGGTCAATGCCCTGCTGTCTACGGTCGAGGCGGCGGACGGGCCAAAGGCGCTCGTCACGGTCGCACGTGGAAAGATCTGGTCAAATGGGCTCGACCTGGACTGGATGATCGCCCATACCGATGAGCTGACCGACTATCTCGGCTCCGTGCAGGCCTTGTTCGCCCGAGTCCTGACACTGCCGCTGGTCACGGTCGCCGCGCTGCAGGGCCATGCCTTCGCCGGTGGCGCCATGCTCGGGCTCGCGCATGACTTCCAGGTGATGCGGGCCGACCGCGGTTTCTGGTGCCTACCCGAGGTCGATCTGCGGCTTCCGTTCTCTGTCGGCATGTCCAGCCTGATCTCCGCGCGGCTGCCGGCCAGGACCGCGGCCGAGGCGATGGTCACCGGTCGCCGGTACGGCGGCACTGAGGCCCTGGCCGCCGGTATCGTCGACGCCGTCGCCGCGGCCGGTGTCACGGACGTCGGCGAGGCGCAACGGGCGATCGAGACCACGGCCGTCGAGATCGCCCGGCCGCTCACCGGGAAGGCCTCACCGGCCCTCGGCGTCATCAAGTCCCGCCTGCACGCGGCGACCGTGGCGGCCCTGCACGCGATGGAGCAGGTAGGCCTTTAG
- the gcvP gene encoding aminomethyl-transferring glycine dehydrogenase: protein MTENATSTPTLPATSYPVFADRHIGPDLSAQAAMLAELGYPTLAALTDAAVPAGIRAEALALPAPVQESAALDELRALAGRNRRVTTMIGLGFHPAVMPGVIQRNVLENPAWYTAYTPYQPEISQGRLEALLNFQTMVTGLTGLATAGASLLDESTAAAEAMQLAHRADKAKRSTFLVDADTLPQTIEVVRTRAEALGLEVHVADLRAGLTRIPSPAPGEGPAEALTAEPGEEPQEAAGALPAAVLADTFGVLLSYPGANGEVRDLRGVIAQATGRQIVVTVAADLLALTLLASPGELGADIAVGTTQRFGLPVMFGGPHAGYLAVRKGLERNLPGRLVGVSVDADGRPAYRLSLQTREQHIRREKATSNICTAQVLPAVLASMYAVYHGPAGLAGIAATIHDHATRLAAGLRAGGVEVVHDSYFDTVLARVPGRAADVVAAALDNGVNLRLVDDDHVGISCNEATLDADLAAVWSAFGVAAPDSHAQDSLAIPADLVRTSAYLEHPVFHSHRSETAMLRYLRRLSDVDFALDRGMIPLGSCTMKLNATAEMAAVTWPEFAEIHPFAPVEQAAGYLEMISDLERWLTEVTGYAGISLQPNAGSQGEFAGLLAISSYHRDHTPAGAPARDLCLIPSSAHGTNAASAAMAGMKVVVVACDGDGNVDLADLAAKASQHAERLAALMVTYPSTHGVYEEGIGEACAIVHAAGGLVYVDGANLNALVGLAKPGEFGADVSHLNLHKTFCIPHGGGGPGVGPVAVGEKLLPYLPNHPLRPEAGPATGVGPISEAPWGSAGILMIPWVYLRLMGAEGVTAATSVAVLNANYIASRLRPHYPVLYAGQNGLVAHECILDLRQLTRDTGVTVDDVAKRLIDYGFHAPTMSFPVAGTLMVEPTESEDLGEIDRFCDAMTAIRAEADKVADGTWPKDDNPLRNAPHTAEMVTGDVWDHAYPRSVAAYPVTSLRAAKYWPPVRRIDGAYGDRNLVCTCPPPEAFATDLTIADGVSATLPGARSALTPVG, encoded by the coding sequence ATGACCGAGAACGCGACCAGTACGCCGACGCTGCCGGCCACCTCGTACCCGGTGTTCGCCGATCGGCACATCGGCCCGGACCTCAGTGCGCAGGCCGCGATGCTCGCCGAGCTCGGCTATCCGACGCTCGCCGCGCTCACCGACGCCGCCGTTCCGGCCGGGATCCGCGCGGAGGCGCTGGCGCTGCCCGCGCCCGTCCAGGAGAGCGCGGCGCTCGACGAACTGCGCGCGCTGGCGGGCCGTAACCGCAGGGTGACCACGATGATCGGCCTCGGCTTCCACCCGGCCGTCATGCCAGGGGTGATCCAGCGCAACGTGCTGGAGAACCCGGCCTGGTACACCGCCTACACCCCGTACCAGCCGGAGATCTCCCAGGGCCGTCTGGAGGCCCTGCTGAACTTCCAGACGATGGTCACCGGCCTCACCGGCCTCGCCACCGCCGGAGCGTCGCTGCTCGACGAGTCGACCGCCGCCGCCGAGGCGATGCAGCTCGCCCACCGGGCCGACAAGGCCAAGCGGTCGACCTTCCTCGTCGACGCCGACACGCTGCCCCAGACGATCGAGGTCGTGCGGACCCGGGCTGAGGCGCTCGGCCTTGAGGTGCACGTCGCCGATCTTCGTGCTGGCCTCACCCGAATCCCGTCGCCCGCGCCCGGTGAGGGGCCGGCCGAGGCGCTGACCGCGGAGCCCGGCGAGGAGCCGCAGGAGGCCGCGGGCGCGTTGCCAGCGGCCGTGCTTGCCGACACCTTCGGCGTGCTGCTGTCCTACCCGGGCGCGAACGGCGAGGTCCGCGACCTGCGCGGTGTGATCGCCCAGGCCACCGGTCGCCAGATCGTGGTGACGGTCGCCGCCGACCTGCTCGCCCTCACGCTGCTGGCGTCGCCCGGCGAGCTCGGCGCGGACATCGCGGTCGGGACCACCCAGCGCTTCGGCCTGCCGGTGATGTTCGGTGGCCCGCACGCTGGCTACCTGGCCGTCCGCAAGGGCCTGGAGCGCAACCTGCCCGGCCGCCTGGTCGGGGTGTCGGTCGACGCCGACGGCCGGCCGGCCTACCGGCTGTCCCTGCAGACCCGTGAGCAGCACATCCGCCGGGAGAAGGCGACCAGCAACATCTGCACCGCACAGGTGCTGCCCGCCGTGCTCGCCTCGATGTACGCCGTCTACCACGGTCCAGCCGGGCTGGCCGGGATCGCGGCGACGATCCACGATCACGCCACGCGGCTCGCCGCCGGGCTTCGGGCCGGTGGCGTCGAGGTCGTGCACGACTCCTACTTCGACACCGTGCTGGCCCGGGTGCCCGGCCGCGCGGCGGACGTCGTCGCGGCGGCGCTCGACAACGGGGTCAACCTGCGCCTCGTCGACGACGACCACGTCGGGATCTCCTGCAACGAGGCGACGCTGGACGCGGACCTCGCCGCGGTCTGGTCCGCGTTCGGGGTGGCCGCCCCGGACAGCCACGCACAGGACAGCCTGGCGATCCCGGCCGACCTGGTCCGCACGTCGGCCTACCTGGAGCACCCGGTCTTCCACAGCCACCGGTCGGAGACGGCGATGCTGCGCTACCTGCGCCGGCTGTCGGACGTCGACTTCGCCCTGGACCGCGGCATGATCCCGCTCGGCTCCTGCACGATGAAGCTCAACGCGACCGCCGAGATGGCCGCGGTGACCTGGCCCGAGTTCGCCGAGATCCACCCGTTCGCTCCGGTGGAGCAGGCCGCCGGCTACCTGGAGATGATCTCGGACCTGGAGCGGTGGCTCACCGAGGTCACCGGCTACGCGGGCATCTCGCTGCAGCCGAACGCGGGCAGCCAGGGCGAGTTCGCGGGCCTGCTGGCGATCAGCTCCTACCACCGTGACCACACGCCGGCCGGCGCCCCCGCGCGGGATCTCTGCCTGATCCCGTCGTCGGCGCACGGCACGAACGCCGCGAGCGCGGCGATGGCCGGCATGAAGGTCGTCGTCGTCGCCTGCGACGGCGACGGCAACGTCGACCTGGCCGACCTGGCCGCCAAGGCCAGCCAGCACGCCGAGCGGCTCGCCGCGCTGATGGTCACCTACCCTTCGACGCACGGCGTCTACGAGGAGGGCATCGGCGAGGCCTGCGCGATCGTCCATGCTGCTGGCGGCCTGGTCTACGTCGACGGCGCGAACCTCAATGCGCTCGTCGGCCTGGCCAAGCCGGGTGAGTTCGGCGCCGACGTCAGCCACCTGAACCTGCACAAGACCTTCTGCATCCCGCACGGCGGCGGCGGCCCCGGTGTCGGCCCGGTCGCGGTCGGCGAGAAGCTGCTGCCCTACCTGCCGAACCACCCGCTACGCCCGGAGGCCGGCCCCGCGACCGGCGTGGGCCCGATCTCCGAAGCACCGTGGGGCTCGGCCGGAATCCTGATGATCCCGTGGGTCTACCTGCGGCTGATGGGTGCCGAGGGCGTCACGGCCGCCACCTCGGTCGCGGTGCTGAACGCCAACTACATCGCCAGCCGGCTGCGGCCGCACTACCCGGTGCTCTATGCGGGCCAGAACGGCCTGGTCGCGCACGAGTGCATCCTCGACCTGCGCCAGCTCACCAGGGACACCGGCGTGACCGTCGACGACGTCGCCAAGCGGCTGATCGACTACGGCTTCCACGCGCCGACGATGTCGTTCCCGGTCGCCGGAACGCTCATGGTCGAGCCGACCGAGAGCGAGGACCTCGGCGAGATCGACCGGTTCTGCGACGCGATGACCGCGATCCGGGCCGAGGCGGACAAGGTCGCGGACGGCACCTGGCCGAAGGACGACAACCCGCTGCGCAACGCCCCGCACACCGCCGAGATGGTCACCGGCGACGTCTGGGACCACGCCTACCCTCGTTCGGTGGCCGCCTACCCGGTGACGTCGCTGCGCGCGGCCAAGTACTGGCCCCCAGTCCGCCGCATCGACGGCGCCTACGGTGACCGCAACCTCGTCTGCACCTGCCCCCCGCCGGAGGCTTTCGCCACCGACCTGACCATCGCCGACGGCGTCTCCGCGACACTCCCAGGCGCCCGCTCGGCCCTCACCCCCGTCGGCTAG